Proteins co-encoded in one Halorussus sp. MSC15.2 genomic window:
- the ilvA gene encoding threonine ammonia-lyase — translation MIDLSDVLDARVRVEETARRTPLDYSHTFSDMTGAEVHLKLETFQRTGSFKIRGATNRIATLSEEEKSAGVVTASAGNHAQGVALAATKSGVDSTIVMPENAPISKIKATRDYGATVVLHGDDYDEASEKAHEIEREKGRTYVHAFDDEMVMAGQGTIGLEIVEDLPELDTVVVPIGGGGLIAGVATAIKQQKPEARIVGVQAEGASSAAQSLRKGEVHTLASVDTIADGIATRSVGGKTFEVIDERVDEVVTVSDSEIAVAVTHLLERAKTLVEGAGAVPLAALLSNAIEYDEDEVIVPVLSGGNIDMNTLTTVVMRGLVETGRYVKIRTVLKDRPGALDDLIDVISGQRANIYGIQHDRTSRDIAMNAAEVELDLETRGPDHVETLLSALREEGFDVELLA, via the coding sequence ATGATTGACCTCTCGGACGTTCTCGACGCCCGGGTGCGTGTCGAGGAGACCGCCCGGCGGACGCCGCTGGACTACTCGCACACGTTCTCGGACATGACCGGCGCGGAGGTCCACCTGAAACTGGAGACGTTCCAGCGCACGGGGTCGTTCAAGATTCGGGGCGCGACCAACCGCATCGCGACACTCTCCGAGGAGGAGAAGTCCGCGGGCGTCGTCACCGCCAGTGCGGGCAACCACGCGCAGGGCGTCGCGCTGGCCGCGACCAAGAGCGGCGTGGACTCGACCATCGTGATGCCGGAGAACGCGCCCATCTCGAAGATAAAGGCGACCCGCGACTACGGCGCGACGGTCGTCCTCCACGGCGACGACTACGACGAGGCGTCCGAGAAGGCCCACGAGATAGAGCGCGAGAAGGGTCGTACGTACGTCCACGCCTTCGACGACGAGATGGTGATGGCCGGACAGGGGACCATCGGTCTCGAAATCGTCGAAGACCTCCCGGAACTGGACACCGTAGTCGTCCCCATCGGCGGCGGCGGGCTAATCGCGGGCGTCGCGACCGCCATCAAACAGCAGAAACCCGAGGCCAGAATCGTCGGTGTGCAGGCCGAAGGCGCGTCGAGCGCGGCCCAATCGCTCCGGAAGGGCGAGGTCCACACGCTCGCCTCGGTGGACACCATCGCCGACGGCATCGCCACGCGGAGCGTCGGCGGGAAGACGTTCGAGGTCATCGACGAACGCGTGGACGAGGTCGTCACGGTCTCGGACTCCGAAATCGCCGTTGCGGTCACCCACCTGCTCGAACGCGCCAAGACGCTCGTGGAGGGTGCTGGCGCGGTCCCGCTGGCGGCGCTCCTCTCGAACGCCATCGAGTACGACGAGGACGAGGTTATCGTCCCGGTCCTCTCGGGCGGCAACATCGACATGAACACCCTCACGACGGTGGTCATGCGCGGACTGGTCGAGACCGGCCGATACGTGAAGATTCGGACCGTCCTTAAGGACCGACCGGGCGCGCTCGACGACCTCATCGACGTCATCTCCGGCCAGCGGGCGAACATCTACGGTATCCAGCACGACCGCACCTCCAGAGACATCGCGATGAACGCCGCGGAGGTCGAGTTAGACCTCGAAACTCGCGGTCCCGACCACGTCGAGACCCTGCTCTCGGCGCTCCGGGAGGAAGGGTTCGACGTCGAGCTACTGGCGTAG
- a CDS encoding MFS transporter codes for MFDSFAGLREFDRAVFVVAAARFVNVLGSGIVYPFATLYFYGEVGIPFTLVGTGLFANSVATAGGTLVGGYLADRYGRKPVMVASMALSAPTLAAYALVTSAPTFVAVAAAAGLAAGLFAPASQAMVADLTPDADREQAYGLLKVASNAGFGSGFVVGGLLYGVAHTAVFVADGLTSGVVAVLLAVALPRVSGATEGEADSEAVESSLAATLREWSRAVTQPTILALAVLNVGFAVAYAQMRSTVPVFAEQAFGLTSEQLGTLYVLNPLVIVVFQMPVVSWVRSWRRTRGLALSAVFWAASFVTIVLAHGAPVLVGVGLVGAFLVLRTVGEILHAPLITALASDVGTVEERGSQLSVLEIAKRLGFGIGPVVGGAFFDYGVEALLWPALVGMSLLLGVGVLSLERRVSPAANGRGEAAD; via the coding sequence ATGTTCGACTCGTTCGCCGGCCTCCGGGAGTTCGACCGCGCGGTCTTCGTCGTGGCCGCGGCGCGGTTCGTCAACGTCCTCGGTTCGGGAATCGTCTATCCCTTCGCAACCCTCTACTTCTACGGCGAAGTCGGTATCCCGTTCACGCTCGTCGGGACCGGCCTGTTCGCCAACAGCGTGGCGACAGCGGGCGGTACCCTCGTCGGGGGCTACCTCGCGGACCGGTACGGTCGCAAGCCCGTGATGGTGGCGAGCATGGCGCTCTCGGCCCCGACGCTGGCGGCCTACGCGCTCGTAACCAGCGCGCCGACGTTCGTCGCCGTCGCCGCCGCGGCCGGACTCGCGGCCGGACTGTTCGCCCCGGCGAGTCAGGCGATGGTCGCCGACCTGACGCCCGACGCCGACCGCGAGCAGGCCTACGGACTGCTGAAGGTCGCCAGCAACGCCGGGTTCGGGTCGGGGTTCGTCGTCGGCGGCCTGCTCTACGGCGTCGCCCACACCGCCGTCTTCGTCGCCGACGGCCTGACCAGTGGCGTCGTCGCCGTCCTGCTCGCGGTCGCGCTCCCGCGCGTTTCGGGGGCGACTGAAGGCGAAGCCGACTCCGAGGCAGTCGAGTCGTCGCTGGCCGCGACGCTCCGAGAGTGGAGTCGCGCGGTCACGCAGCCGACGATTCTGGCGCTCGCGGTTCTCAACGTCGGGTTCGCAGTCGCCTACGCCCAGATGCGGAGCACGGTCCCGGTGTTCGCCGAGCAGGCGTTCGGCCTGACCAGCGAGCAGTTAGGGACGCTCTACGTGCTGAATCCGCTGGTCATCGTCGTCTTCCAGATGCCAGTGGTATCGTGGGTCCGGTCGTGGCGGCGGACGCGCGGACTAGCGCTCTCGGCGGTGTTCTGGGCGGCCAGTTTCGTCACCATCGTGCTCGCCCACGGCGCGCCCGTCCTCGTCGGCGTCGGACTGGTCGGGGCGTTCCTCGTCCTCCGAACAGTCGGCGAGATTCTGCACGCGCCGCTGATTACGGCGCTGGCGAGCGACGTGGGCACCGTCGAAGAGCGCGGGTCACAGCTCTCGGTGCTGGAAATCGCCAAGCGACTCGGCTTCGGTATCGGCCCGGTCGTCGGCGGAGCGTTCTTCGACTACGGCGTCGAGGCGCTGCTGTGGCCCGCGCTGGTCGGGATGAGTCTCCTGCTCGGCGTCGGCGTGCTGTCGCTGGAACGGCGGGTCTCTCCGGCGGCGAACGGTCGAGGTGAGGCGGCGGACTGA
- a CDS encoding gamma-glutamylcyclotransferase encodes MDVFVYGTLTDPERVASVVSAYEFLAEATLHGLHRVDGRYPTLAPGGTVSGRVLRTQEVEALDAYEGVETGLYVRVSVPRDTPESDAAVAVYVGDPNSLGADAEWPGRGSFPERVRRFVRENEVVVRTRE; translated from the coding sequence ATGGACGTCTTCGTCTACGGAACGCTGACCGACCCCGAGCGAGTCGCGAGCGTCGTCTCGGCGTACGAGTTTCTCGCCGAGGCGACCCTGCACGGTCTCCACCGCGTCGACGGGAGGTACCCAACGCTCGCGCCCGGCGGAACAGTGTCCGGGCGCGTCCTCCGCACGCAGGAAGTCGAAGCGCTAGACGCGTACGAAGGTGTCGAGACCGGACTGTACGTCCGGGTGTCGGTTCCGCGGGACACCCCCGAAAGCGACGCGGCGGTCGCCGTCTACGTCGGCGACCCGAACTCGCTCGGAGCGGACGCCGAGTGGCCGGGCCGGGGGTCGTTCCCGGAGCGAGTCCGACGCTTCGTCCGCGAGAACGAGGTCGTCGTCCGCACGCGCGAGTGA
- a CDS encoding succinylglutamate desuccinylase/aspartoacylase family protein, with amino-acid sequence MKTLGTASAAPGEIDTGRLQVGETRDGSDFGLPVAVVNGAEDGPTLYVQAVSDGDELNGLGVIQRVVPQIPPEDLSGTVLVVGIVNYHAFQVAEHRNPIDDTKMNRTYPGDESGTSSERISAATFEAASRADLILDLHQGSTSRMLNEVRVRCGQRHRLHDECLELAKVFGCGHVLDQKGPEGQLARVGPDEGIPTVDPELGGCIGWDEESIQYGVEGVFNVLRYYGFLDGDVDLERQTRATGFDRYGSPCGGLVRFRKDLGDAVTVGDVIFEVTDPFGQLKAEVTADDSGLFWRSRRLPQVATGEYVCSVGTNVDEF; translated from the coding sequence ATGAAGACGCTCGGAACGGCGAGTGCGGCCCCCGGGGAGATAGATACCGGGCGGTTGCAGGTGGGTGAAACGCGCGACGGAAGCGACTTCGGTCTCCCCGTCGCGGTGGTAAACGGAGCGGAAGACGGCCCGACGCTGTACGTTCAGGCGGTCAGCGACGGCGACGAACTGAACGGACTCGGCGTGATTCAGCGGGTGGTCCCCCAGATTCCGCCGGAGGACCTCTCGGGGACGGTTCTCGTGGTCGGCATCGTCAACTACCACGCGTTCCAGGTGGCCGAACACCGCAACCCCATCGACGACACCAAGATGAATCGCACCTACCCCGGCGACGAGTCGGGGACGTCCAGCGAGCGCATCTCGGCGGCCACCTTCGAGGCGGCGTCGCGCGCGGACCTGATTCTTGACCTGCATCAGGGTTCGACGAGTCGGATGCTCAACGAGGTCCGGGTGCGGTGCGGCCAGCGCCACCGCCTCCACGACGAGTGTCTCGAACTCGCCAAGGTGTTCGGATGCGGCCACGTCCTCGACCAGAAGGGACCCGAGGGCCAACTCGCCCGCGTCGGCCCGGACGAGGGCATCCCGACCGTGGACCCCGAACTCGGCGGTTGCATCGGGTGGGACGAGGAGAGCATCCAGTACGGCGTCGAGGGCGTGTTCAACGTCCTTCGCTACTACGGATTCCTCGACGGTGACGTGGACCTCGAACGCCAGACTCGCGCCACCGGCTTCGACCGATACGGGTCGCCCTGCGGCGGTCTCGTCCGGTTCCGGAAGGACCTCGGCGACGCGGTGACGGTCGGCGACGTGATATTCGAGGTGACCGACCCCTTCGGCCAGTTGAAAGCCGAGGTGACCGCCGACGACTCCGGTCTCTTCTGGCGCTCGCGCCGACTGCCGCAGGTCGCGACCGGCGAGTACGTCTGTTCGGTCGGCACCAACGTAGACGAGTTCTGA
- the citZ gene encoding citrate synthase, with product MSEEVKRGLEGVVVAESGLSFINGDEGRLIYRGYEIEDLARNASYEEVLYLLWHGELPTRDELADFSESMAEERELDEDVLETVRKLAEADEQPMAAVRTAVSMLSAYDPEDADAEPTDREVNLRKGRRITAKVPTLVAAFKRIRNGNDPVEPREDLGHAENFLYMLNGEEPDEVLAETFDMALVLHADHGLNASTFSSMVTSSTLSDLHSAITSAVGTLAGPLHGGANANVMKMLKEIDESGKGTKTWVDDALDRGDRIMGFGHRVYNVKDPRAKILGEKSEELGEAAGDTKWYEMSVEIEEYMRDEKGLAPNVDFYSASTYYQMGIPIDLYTPIFAMSRVGGWIGHVLEQYDDNRLIRPRAKYTGSKQEDWVPIDER from the coding sequence ATGTCAGAAGAGGTCAAGAGAGGGCTGGAGGGCGTCGTCGTCGCAGAGTCAGGACTCAGCTTCATCAATGGCGACGAAGGTCGCCTCATCTACCGCGGATACGAAATCGAAGACCTCGCCCGGAACGCGAGCTACGAGGAGGTGCTCTACCTGCTCTGGCACGGCGAACTCCCCACACGTGACGAACTCGCCGACTTCTCCGAGTCGATGGCCGAGGAGCGGGAACTCGACGAGGACGTGCTCGAAACCGTCCGAAAGCTCGCCGAGGCCGACGAACAGCCGATGGCCGCGGTCCGGACCGCTGTGTCGATGCTCTCGGCCTACGACCCCGAGGACGCCGACGCCGAACCGACCGACCGCGAAGTCAACCTCCGGAAGGGGCGGCGCATCACCGCGAAGGTCCCGACCCTCGTCGCGGCGTTCAAGCGCATCCGGAACGGTAACGACCCGGTCGAACCCCGAGAGGACCTCGGCCACGCCGAGAACTTCCTCTACATGCTCAACGGCGAGGAACCCGACGAGGTGCTGGCCGAGACGTTCGACATGGCGCTGGTTCTCCACGCCGACCACGGCCTGAACGCCTCGACGTTCTCCTCGATGGTCACGTCCTCCACGCTCTCGGACCTCCACAGCGCCATCACGAGCGCGGTCGGCACCCTCGCCGGACCGCTCCACGGCGGCGCGAACGCGAACGTGATGAAGATGCTGAAGGAGATAGACGAGAGCGGCAAGGGCACCAAGACGTGGGTGGACGACGCCCTCGACCGCGGCGACCGCATCATGGGCTTCGGCCACCGCGTCTACAACGTCAAGGACCCCCGCGCCAAGATTCTCGGCGAGAAGAGCGAGGAACTCGGTGAGGCCGCGGGCGACACGAAGTGGTACGAGATGTCGGTCGAAATTGAGGAGTACATGCGAGACGAAAAGGGTCTCGCGCCGAACGTGGACTTCTACTCGGCCTCGACCTACTACCAGATGGGCATCCCCATCGACCTCTACACCCCCATCTTCGCCATGTCGCGGGTCGGCGGATGGATAGGTCACGTGCTGGAGCAGTACGACGACAACCGCCTGATTCGACCGCGCGCGAAGTACACCGGGTCGAAGCAGGAGGACTGGGTCCCCATCGACGAGCGGTAG
- a CDS encoding pyridoxal-phosphate dependent enzyme, with translation MAGDSPSDLTCPDCGRIYDAGPEEPWRCDCGHPLEFADRPLPEGSAPDFGELDTRRGLWTFEEFLPVSRQVTLGEGFTPLRDTSGPASDPADSPDWGANVQFKLEYVFPSGSFKDRGATATLSRAAELGVEKVVEDSSGNAGAAIAQYAARAGIDADIYVPAEVKESKLAAIERVGATPVRVEGTRQDVTEACVEAVESADEAGWYASHAWNPAFFAGTATFAFEVAAQRDWEVPDAVVTPLGHGTLFLGAYRGFRALKEAGWTDRMPRLLGAQAAGYAPVAEQLHGSEAQSASNSGAGRNDPRDSETGASNDVADGIQILDPAREDQILDAIDATDGDAIALDAAPVADALDRLHRGGFYVEPTSAVAPAALDAYRERGVLDPDDDVVVPLTGSGLKS, from the coding sequence ATGGCCGGTGATTCGCCGTCCGACCTCACCTGCCCCGACTGCGGCCGAATCTACGACGCCGGACCGGAGGAACCGTGGCGGTGTGACTGCGGGCACCCGCTGGAGTTCGCCGACCGACCGCTCCCCGAGGGGTCCGCGCCCGATTTTGGCGAATTAGACACCCGAAGGGGACTCTGGACCTTCGAGGAGTTCTTGCCGGTCTCCCGGCAGGTCACGCTCGGAGAGGGGTTCACGCCGCTACGGGACACCTCCGGTCCCGCGTCGGACCCCGCCGACTCTCCCGACTGGGGCGCGAACGTCCAGTTCAAACTGGAGTACGTCTTCCCCTCGGGGAGTTTCAAGGACCGCGGCGCGACCGCGACCCTCTCGCGGGCCGCCGAGTTGGGCGTCGAGAAAGTCGTCGAAGACTCCTCGGGCAACGCCGGGGCGGCCATCGCGCAGTACGCCGCCCGCGCCGGTATCGACGCCGACATCTACGTCCCGGCCGAGGTCAAGGAGTCCAAACTCGCGGCCATCGAGCGCGTCGGCGCGACCCCCGTCCGCGTCGAGGGCACGCGGCAGGACGTGACCGAGGCCTGCGTCGAGGCCGTCGAATCTGCCGACGAAGCGGGCTGGTACGCCAGTCACGCGTGGAATCCGGCCTTCTTCGCGGGCACCGCGACGTTCGCCTTCGAAGTCGCGGCCCAGCGCGACTGGGAGGTCCCTGACGCCGTGGTCACGCCGCTGGGCCACGGCACGCTCTTCCTCGGTGCCTATCGCGGCTTCCGCGCGCTGAAGGAGGCGGGGTGGACCGACCGGATGCCGCGCCTGCTCGGCGCGCAGGCCGCCGGATACGCGCCCGTCGCCGAGCAACTCCACGGAAGCGAGGCGCAAAGCGCCTCGAACAGTGGAGCGGGGAGGAACGACCCGCGAGACAGCGAGACGGGCGCGAGCAACGACGTGGCCGACGGCATCCAGATTCTCGACCCCGCCAGAGAGGACCAGATTCTCGACGCCATCGACGCCACGGACGGCGACGCTATCGCGCTCGACGCCGCTCCCGTGGCGGACGCGCTCGACCGCCTGCACCGCGGCGGATTCTACGTCGAACCGACCTCCGCCGTCGCGCCCGCCGCGCTCGACGCCTACCGCGAGCGCGGGGTCCTCGACCCGGACGACGACGTTGTCGTGCCGCTGACGGGGAGCGGACTGAAGTCGTGA
- a CDS encoding Rid family detoxifying hydrolase, translating to MKRIISTQDAPEAVGAYSQATTNGDMVFTAGQIPMTPDGDLLDDEEIAVQTRQSLENVKAILEEEGLTMQNVLKVTVFLDDIDDFDEMNEAYKEYFQDNPPARSAVEAGNLPKGVGVEIEAIATND from the coding sequence ATGAAGCGAATCATCAGCACGCAGGACGCGCCCGAGGCGGTCGGCGCGTACAGTCAGGCGACGACCAACGGCGACATGGTGTTCACGGCGGGCCAGATTCCGATGACGCCCGACGGCGACCTGCTGGACGACGAGGAGATAGCGGTCCAGACCCGCCAGAGTCTAGAGAACGTCAAGGCCATCCTCGAAGAGGAGGGTCTGACGATGCAGAACGTGCTGAAGGTCACGGTGTTCCTCGACGACATCGACGACTTCGACGAGATGAACGAGGCCTACAAGGAGTACTTCCAAGACAATCCGCCCGCCCGGAGCGCGGTGGAAGCGGGCAACCTCCCGAAGGGCGTCGGCGTCGAAATCGAGGCCATCGCCACCAACGACTGA
- a CDS encoding potassium channel family protein, which yields MEPSGGDVEYEPVSVKAVLSEMKDTAELLIDLSFSAVLNGSDDIAREVLELEARMDVLQLQARMSLLMAARSPEDAEQLAPVLGVVGAAEKISDAAGDIAKVVLEDIGLPDAMRAALPEAVETLVRAEVAADSELAGRTLGDLNMETETGVRVIAIRRADDWITNPDRTTALDAGDTVLLRGPDEGIADVYLRATGERYEPPEPPEPNIEDLERAVDSIVLMKNISELAVDLAYGSVLFDSAEVAEEVVELEAEVDALQSRFEAWTFRAAARVEDPISLRGLVHLANATEVISDAAVEISEGVLRGLGTHPVVEQAVEESDEVIVRQTVAPGSEFDGVTLGDREVKTETGMRVIAVRRSRDGEREWVIQPGPTTKLRAGDVFIAKGTRSGAERLGELTGTEYSAE from the coding sequence ATGGAACCGTCCGGCGGCGATGTCGAGTACGAACCCGTCAGCGTCAAAGCGGTGCTGTCGGAGATGAAAGACACCGCCGAACTCCTCATCGACCTCTCGTTCTCCGCGGTGCTCAACGGGAGCGACGACATCGCTCGCGAGGTGCTGGAACTCGAGGCCCGGATGGACGTCCTCCAGCTACAGGCCCGGATGAGCCTGCTGATGGCCGCCAGAAGCCCGGAGGACGCCGAGCAGTTGGCTCCGGTCCTCGGCGTGGTCGGCGCGGCCGAGAAGATAAGCGACGCCGCGGGCGACATCGCCAAGGTCGTGCTGGAGGACATCGGCCTGCCCGACGCGATGCGGGCCGCGCTCCCCGAAGCGGTCGAGACGCTCGTCCGCGCCGAAGTCGCCGCCGACTCCGAACTGGCGGGCCGGACGCTCGGGGACCTGAATATGGAAACCGAGACCGGCGTGCGCGTCATCGCCATCCGGCGCGCGGACGACTGGATAACGAACCCCGACCGAACCACCGCGCTCGACGCCGGGGACACCGTCCTGCTCCGCGGTCCCGACGAGGGCATCGCCGACGTGTACCTGCGCGCGACCGGCGAACGCTACGAGCCGCCAGAACCGCCCGAACCGAACATCGAGGACCTCGAACGCGCCGTGGACTCCATCGTGCTGATGAAGAACATCAGCGAACTCGCGGTGGACCTCGCGTACGGGAGCGTCCTCTTCGACAGCGCCGAAGTCGCCGAGGAAGTGGTCGAACTCGAAGCCGAGGTGGACGCCCTCCAGTCCAGATTCGAGGCGTGGACCTTCCGCGCGGCGGCCCGCGTCGAGGACCCCATCTCGCTCCGGGGACTCGTCCACCTCGCCAACGCGACGGAGGTCATCAGCGACGCCGCGGTCGAAATCAGCGAGGGCGTCCTCCGCGGCCTCGGCACTCATCCCGTCGTGGAACAGGCCGTCGAGGAGAGCGACGAGGTCATCGTCCGCCAGACGGTCGCCCCCGGCAGCGAGTTCGACGGTGTGACGCTGGGCGACCGAGAAGTCAAGACCGAGACCGGGATGCGAGTCATCGCGGTTCGGCGCTCCAGAGACGGCGAACGCGAGTGGGTCATCCAACCCGGCCCGACCACGAAACTCCGGGCGGGCGACGTGTTCATCGCCAAGGGCACCCGCTCGGGCGCGGAACGTCTGGGTGAACTGACCGGGACCGAGTACTCGGCAGAATAA